Proteins from one Setaria italica strain Yugu1 chromosome V, Setaria_italica_v2.0, whole genome shotgun sequence genomic window:
- the LOC101757323 gene encoding uncharacterized protein LOC101757323 yields the protein MRSEGEATAMPARRASPPPPPWEALPLVAPFLDAASLAAASCVSTSWHAAFAADYLWARLCAQHYPSALGLLRHLPDTTDDSASSGRCRCSSTTTSSSPHRRLFALFRSASTRSRVLPAPRLALADVAFAVDILTAGGETILSFAVAAAEAGGGVKNAAGLFLFGVDVGGRSAAIGPGEWRVRWTAVRTGTRGDGGAPAAVLMMDAKVPAARAAGAIVGFGGGRGEAGVAAGLPAPGCGGARLEAEVVLELAGEEKMIEKVRLGVMCECRYVSADEGLRYLQHFLL from the coding sequence ATGCGCTCTGAGGGCGAGGCGACGGCAatgccggcgcggcgggcgtcgccgccccctccgccgtgGGAGGCGCTCCCCCTCGTCGCGCCGTTCCTCGACGCCGCGTCGCTCGCGGCGGCCTCCTGCGTCTCCACGTCCTGgcacgccgccttcgccgccgactACCTCTGGGCGCGCCTCTGCGCGCAGCACTACCCGTCCGCGCtcggcctcctccgccacctcccGGACACCACCGACGACAGCGCCAGCAGCGGCCGGTGCCGgtgctcctccaccaccacctcctcctccccgcaccgccgcctctTCGCGCTGTTCCGGTCGGCGTCCACCCGCAGCCGCGTGCTCCCGGCCCCGCGCCTCGCCCTCGCGGACGTCGCCTTCGCCGTCGACATCCTCACGGCCGGGGGCGAGACCATCCTCTCCttcgcggtcgccgccgccgaggccggcggcggcgtcaagaACGCGGCGGGGCTGTTCCTGTTCGGGGTCGACGTTGGCGGCCGGAGCGCGGCGATCGGGCCGGGGGAGTGGCGCGTCCGCTGGACGGCGGTGCGGACGGGCACccgcggggacggcggcgcgcccgcgGCGGTCCTGATGATGGACGCAAaggtgccggcggcgagggcggcgggcgccatcgtcggcttcggcggcggcagaggggaGGCCGGGGTCGCGGCGGGGCTGCCCGCGCCGGGATGCGGCGGCGCGAggctggaggcggaggtggtcTTGGAGCTGGCCGGGGAGGAGAAGATGATCGAGAAGGTGAGGCTCGGGGTGATGTGCGAGTGCCGCTACGTGAGCGCCGACGAGGGGCTCAGATACCTGCAGCATTTCCTCCTGTAG